The Betaproteobacteria bacterium genome segment GACGAAGCGCTCACACGGGCGTTGCGCCAGGCCTTAGCGCTGGTGGACGTGCGGGTGCTCGACCACTTCGTGATCGCGGGCAATGCCGCGATTTCGTTCGCGGAACGTGGACTGCTTTGATATGTGGAGTTGATTTTCTGGTTTTCCCTGCGGCAGGACAGCTGAGACCCGCCTACTCCACATAATTTAAGCCCCGCAGGTAGCATGGCGCTCCCACTCTCAACCGTGAAGAGCGCCATGACTACCGGCGTCGTGGCTCAATATGGTTGAGCGTGCCGCCGGCCTCTCGGCAATGGAGAACTGCCAGCACTACAATGCTGGCCAGTGCACGGTCCGAACTGTCACCTGCAATCGCCGAGGCAGCCGCCTGGTCAGCCGCCGATCATGTCGAGCAGCGCTCGCGTCAGCGAGCCTTGCGGGTCAGCCAGGGCCTCGAGGATCGTGAAGTGATCAGCGCCGTCTACCGGCAACAATCGGCCGGGTAGGCCGCGCTCGACCCACGCTTGGGCATAGTCGATCGACTGGCGGCGCAGCTCGGGCAGTTCCCGTGTGCCGTAAGTGACGACGAGCTCGCGGGACGTCGGCGGGATGTGCAGCAGCGGGCTGTTGCGCTCGGCCTCCGTCGTATCGAGGCCGAGCTTCTCGTTGAGATAGTTGAGCCGGATCGGTTCGAGGTCGTAGATGCCGCTGATCGCGATCCCACCGCGCACGACCGGCAGCGTCATCGTCGATGCGGTCAACTGGCCGCCGGCCGAGTGCCCCGAGACATAGAGGCGCACCACCCGCCTGGAATCGGGAATCGCGCCGAACGGCACCAGCAGCTCGCGCCAGGCCCAGTGGCAGGCAGCACGCTTGCCGCGCAGCAGCCCGGCCGCGCCGAGCGCGAGCGACCCGGTGCAGACCGAGGTCACGAATTTGGCGGTTGCGGCAAGCCGGCGCAATTCGCTAATGAAGACCGCATCGCCAATGGCGTTATCGGTGACGCCGCGGCCGCCCGGCACGCACACGACATCGCATTCGGGGATCGCGGCGAGCCGGCGCAATCCCGCAAAGGTCATTCCACCGGTGGCCTCGATCGCCCCGCCCTCCACGCTCGCCAGGATGACGCTGGCGCCGGACCAGTACGAGAACACCTCATGCGGCCCTGTGAAGTCGAGCTGCGTCACTCCGGGAAACAGGGCGAAGACGATAATCGGCTGGTGATCGCTCATGGTCGAATCCTCCGCATTGACACCGCTACGGTAGCGGAGATAGGCTCGTCCGAAATGTCATATTTCCCTCATTTACCGCCATGCAACGCCAAACAGCCGTATTGATCTTCCCGGGCTTCCAGCTTCTCGACGCGGCCGGGCCGCTAACGGTGTTCGAGGAGGCCGGACGCGAGACTGCATCGCCGGCCTATCGACTGCGGCTCATCGCCCGAACTTCAGGGCCGGTGGCGAGCTCGTCCGGCGTGCAGTTGGTTGCGGAGGCATTTTCGGGCGATCCTTTCGACACGCTGATCGTCGCCGGCGGCGCGGGCACACGAGAAGCTTCCGCCTGTGCCGACACCTTGGCCTATGTTCGCCGGGCTGCCGGCCGTGTACGTCGGATCGCCAGCGTCTGCTCGGGCGCTTTCATCCTTGCCGCGGCTGGATTGCTCGACGGCCGTCGCGCCACGACGCATTGGGGACGCGCCGCCGAGTTCGCCCGCGCCTATCCGCAAGTCGGCGTCGAGCCCGACCGCATCTTCATCCGCGACGGTGCGGTGTGGACCTCCGCCGGCATCACCGCCGGTATCGACCTCGCGCTGGCGCTCGTCGCCGAGGATCTCGGCGAGGCCATCGCCAAACGCGCGGCGCAACAGCTCGTGGTCTACCACCGCCGCCCCGGCGGTCAATCGCAGTTCTCGGCGCTGCTCGAGGCGGATCGCCCGGGCAGCCGGTTCTCGTCGCTCCTCGCTTGGGCGCGTGAGCGGCTCGACGAACGACTGTCGGTCGAGCGGCTGGCCGATCGCGCTGCGATGAGCCCACGCCATTTCGCCCGAGCGTTCGCCGCCGACACCGGCATGACTCCGGCCAAGGCAATCGAGCGCCTTCGCCTCGAAGCATCACGCGAGCGGGTCGAGAGCGGCGCCGAACCGATCGAGCGAGTGGCCGCGCGCACCGGTTTCGGCGATCCCGAACGGATGCGGCGTGCCTTTATCCGCGCTTTCGGCCAGCCGCCGCAGGCACTGCGCCGGACGGCCAGAACCAATTCTGTTGGCGGGGCTATTTGACTTTCGGGAGAGGCCATTCGCTTCATGGTCGAACGGCCGGTTTTTTTGGAATCGTGGATCACCGGCAATGGGTCGATGGCGTACGTTTGCAAAAACGGCCCCTTGCGAGAGTCCTTTGCACAGAGTTCCTTTCCCCGGCTACGCTCGGCATCCGTCCTCGGCTTCTTGAGGAATGCGGAAGTCTCAGGTTGCCACGATCTTGCAAGTGGACGTTCGGCGAATCGCGCTCGAAGGCGACTTGGAGCGCGGACCGCCGTTTCGCCTGACGCTTGAGATCGAGATCGGCACGGGCGTAGCGCATCGTTGTATTCAACGTGGCGTGCGCTCTCCCAGGTATTCCCGGACGCCTTGGCACCACCCCGAGGCGGGCACCTGCTGCTTCGACGGGCGGGATCTCGTCGGCCGGCTGCGCCGAATGTAGCTGCTATGTGAACTCGGAATTGGCGGTTCTCCTGCAGAACCAAGTCGAAAATCAATCAACTCGATAAGTGCGGCCAGGTAGCGTGGCGCTCCCCACCTGACGGTGGGGGCGCGCCACAAATCCAAGTCTCGGTAGGTTCCAGTCGAAGTCGCAGTTCTATGGTCGCGGGGGAGCGAATGAAGCACCATTAGTTTCGTAGCCTCGTTCGACGTAACGTGTAGAACTGCGGCGTGATCCGGCATCCGCCGACGGAACCGCGGTTTGTCCTAACGCGGGTGAGAAGATCGAGGTAACTCGCCCCGATTTTGTAAGCATATGCAGCCGTTGGTTGCGTGCCTATGGGAGAGGTGTCGATGGAGAGACCTAGTAGGGTTGTGCTTCATGCACCCGCGGCGGTGCTGTCGTGGCTCGGGCAGCAAGGCACGCGCGCAGTCGCAGCGCTGATTGTCATTGGTGTCGCGATGCCACCGATCGGCGCCTTGCTCAAACCGTTTGTGACCGAAGCGGTCTTTGTGCTGTTGTGCATTGCCTTTCTTCGCGTGGACGCGGCAGCGTTCAGGAGCTACCTGCGGCGCCCCAGAATCGTGCTTGCAGCAACAGCATGGACTTCGCTGGTCATACCGATGCTCCTTGGCGCCACGTACCGCGCATTCGGTCTCGACGAACAGTCACCCGATCTGTTCCTCGCGCTCGTACTGCAAGCCACCGCGCCGCCCCTGATGGCGGCTCCTGCACTCGCCGCGTTGATGGGGTTGGATGCAACGCTCGTCCTCTGCACGATGATAACGAGCACAGCGCTATTACCCTTTACCGCGCTCTTGTTCGCGCATGTCTTTCTCGGCCCGGCGCTTACGCTCCCACCATTGGCGCTCGGGCTTAAATTGTTTGCGATCCTTGCGGGCTCCGCTCTGGTCGGCTTGACTATGCGACGGATCGCTGGCGCCACTGCTATCGAGCGACAAAGCGAGAGGATCGACGGGCTCAACATTCTCGTCCTGTTCGTCTTCATAGCGGCCGTTATGGAAAGCGTCGCTGGCCGGTTCATCGCGACCCCGATGCTCACAATTGGTCTCGTCGCGCTTGCCTTCGTCGTTTTTTTCGCAGTGCTTTGCCTGACCACTCTCCTTTTCGCATCTGCGGGTCGAGAGCGCGCTCTCACGCTCGGATTCACGGCGTCGCAACGTAATGTGGGGCTGATGCTCGCCGCCACCAGTGGCGTGTTGCCCGACCTCGCTTGGCTGTATTTCGCCTTCTGCTACTTCCCCATGTACTTATCTCCACTACTGCTGCAACCGCTGGCGCGCCGGGTAATCGATCGAGCCCCTACGACGCCCGCACCGCCGCGAGGGCCACTTAAATGAACAAGCTTGCCGCGATCGACCGGCAACGCCACCCTCGCCGCAGGCGCTTACGTTATGTGGAGTAGATCAGTCTCGGCCGTCGTTCCGCAGGGAAACTAGACGAATCAACTCCACATATCAGATAAGTCCACGTTCCGCGAAAAATGTCGCGCTCACCATTTTTCGCGGAACGTGGATTGTTGTGATATGTGGAGTTGATTCCCTTGGTTTCCTGGGGGAAGACCTGGGTGAATCCGATCTACTCCACATAATTCAGGCGCCTGCGCGTAGCGTGGCGCTCCCACCCTCAACCGTGGAGAGCGCCATGACTGCCGAATTGCTGCCCAAGACCGAGCGCCTGATCGCCCGATCGGCGTCCCCGCATGAGCTGTCCGATTTCGCCCAGTGGCTGTTGAGCGAACGCTATTCGCCAGACCCCGTCCATCTGCATCTTATTTATGTCCAACAAGCACTTGCCGCCATGGGTGCACCCGACGACTCGGGACAGCGCGCGCTCGCCGACATCGAGCGGGCATTCGACCCCGGGGGCGGGCCGCCGACGCGGATCCGGCTCTTCGAAGGCGGCCGGCGTGCGTATGTCCGTTTTCTGCGCGCCCGCAACCGCCTGATCGAGCCGAAGGCCGAAGACCGCTTTGCGAGGCTGCGGCGCGAGTACGCGCAGCACCTCATCGAATTTCGGGGACTATCCGGTTCTGCGCGGTCTTATCATGCCTATACGGTTGCCGACTTTCTCGTCCGTGGGGTCGGCTCGCGCAACTTGAGCGCTCTCACGCAGAGCGACGTTGAAGCGTTCGTCGTCTTGCGGGGCCGAGAGCTGTCGCGCCACTCGATGCAGCACGTGGTCGGCCACATGCGCGCATTCCTGCGGTTTTGCTACGAGCGCGGTCACCTGGGTTCGCGCCTCGACCAAGCCATCGACACGCCGCGCACCTATCGCGACGAGCTGCCACCCCGAGCGCTGCCTTGGAGAACCGTGCAGTCGTTGCTCGCCTCGATCGATCGCGCCAGCAAGTCGGGATGGCGCGACTACTGCATTCTGCATCTGATCTCGCATTACGGCCTGCGCCCCTCCGAAGTTGTATCGCTGCGCATGGACTCGATCGACTGGGAACGCGGCGTCCTGAGCGTGAAGCAGCACAAGACGCGCTCGTCTCTCACCTGGCCGCTGGCGGCCGCGACGATCCGGGTGCTGACTCAGTACCTCGCGCTGGAACGGGATCGCCAGGGGTGGACGTATCCGGAGCTCTTCCTGCGGGCGCGCTGCCCGAACGGGCCACTTCAGAGTACCGCGGTCGGCAATATTTTCGAGAAGCGCATGCGCGCGGCGAAGCTGGGCGGCTCGAGCGACGCCTACAGCCTGCGGCACGCATTTGCAATGCGCCTACTCGCGCGTGGGGTCGGCGTGAAGGTGATTGGAGACCTGCTCGGACATCGTCGCCTCGATTCCACTTGCACTTACCTGAGGCTCCACACTGCGGCCTTGCGCGGTGTCGCCCTCGAAGTGCCCTGCAACCTGACCCGTCCGGGAGGTCGCCATGGGTACGCGTAAGCCGTTGGTGGCTTGGGATGCCGCCGTTGCCTCTTACCTCGCCTCTCGCCGCGCACTCGGACGCAGCTATGCGAAGGAGGAGTACACGCTCCATCTGCTGCGCCGGTTTCTCGTGGCAGCTCGCGCCCGCGATCTCGACGAGCGACTCTTCGCGCGCTGGCGCGCGCCATTTTCCCGCCTCAGTAACCGCACCCGCATCATCCGGGAGCGCGCCGTCTATAACTTCTGCCGCTACCGGCGCCGAACCGAACCGGATTGCTTCCTTCCGGACCCGAGCTCCTTCACGCGTTTCCAGCCGCTGCCGCTCCCGCGCATCATCGAGCGCGAGCAGGTCATTCGGCTCCTGCGCCACGTTTCGGCATTGATCCCGCGCGCTGCCGAGCCATTGCGACCGATCGTTCTGCGCCTGGCGATCCTGCTGCTTTACACCAGTGGCCTTCGCCGCAGCGAGCTCGTACGGCTCCGAATGGCCGATGTCGACGCCCGTCGGGGCGTGCTTTTCATCCGCGACTCGAAGTTCCACAAGTCCCGCTGGGTGCCGCTCTCGCCCAGCGTGCGCTCGGAGCTTCGCAGCTACCTTTCCGCCCGTCAGCGGATCGGATTCGATTGCCGCCCAACCGCACCCCTCATCTGCCATGCGCGCGGACGTGCCTATACCGGTGTAGGTTTTTATCAAACGATGATGGAGCTTCTCGACGCCGCCGCCATTCGTGACCAGAACGGGCGCCGGCCGCGACTGCAGGGCTTCCGCCATAACTCCGGGTCCCGGATTATTCCGGATGCCGCCGTCGAGTAACGCCGCACCATCGAGTGTCGTGGGTTGACCGATCGTGCAGCGCCCCCGGCATTATCAGAGGCCCTTGAGGAACTCAAGCAGCCGGTCGCTGGGGCGGAAGCGAGGTAGCGACGTCTTCTTGGCAGTCGTGGCTGCGAGGGCACGTTCCTTCAGCTGCATGTCCGCCTGCAGGTAGATGGCCGTCGTCTCGGGCGACTCGTGTCCGAGCCAAAGAGCGATCACTGTCTGGTCGGCGCCGTGATGAAGTAGATCCATCGCAAGCGTGTGCCTCCTATCTAGTCGGCTACATAGTCGACACAGTACCGCGGTCGCGCTTCTCAAGGCGGGAGTCGACTTCGCCACCATCAGCCAGTGGCTGGGCCACGCGAATCTCAACACGACCATGCGCTACGCCCGGGCTGACCTGGATCTGAAGCGTCGGGCGCTCTCTCAGGTCTTCCCCGATACTTTGGCGCCACCGCGCGGGGGTCGCCTGCTCCTGGATGGCCGCGATCTCGTCGGGTGGCTGCGCCGGATGTAGTTGCCGATAATGCAGGACCCACAGACCAGCCTCGCTGCACGCCGGCAGTCTCTCGGCCGGTGATGCAGCGGGCTGGCGTATTCCGCTTCGGCAACTCGACAGGACTGCATCGCCATGGCCGCTCGCCGTAATTCGGTTTCCAGGATTCATACCTTGCGCGTCGAGCTGCAGTACATCGAGCCGCTCATTTGGCGACGCTTGCACGTTGCGGCCAACATCCCGCTTCTCAGACTGCACAGCGTGCTGCAGATCGCCATGGGATGGACCGACTCGCACCTGCACAGCTTCCACATTGGCGATCGCGTCTACAGCAACAGCGAGGACTTGGAAGAACTCAACATGCTGGCCGAGAAAGGGCACACGCTTGGCGCTCTCTTGGGAGAAACGATCCGCGAGTTCAGCTACGAATACGACTTCGGCGACGGTTGGGAGCACCGCATCGTCGTCGAATCGATCGGCAAGCCCGTGCCCGACTGGCCCTACCCGCTATGCGTTGCGGGCGAGCGCGCCTGCCCCCCGGAAGATGTCGGCGGAATTCCGGGATACGAGGAGTTTCTCGAGGCCATCGCCAATGCTGATCATGAAGAGCACGGCGCAATGCTCGTCTGGGTCGGCGGTGCCTTCGATCCGGAGGGTTTCGACATCAACTGCGTCAATCGGGAGCTCCGGCGCCTTCGTCTCTGAGGAGGCGTGGCGCCGTAAGATATGTGAAGCTCGCGTCCGCCTAGCCGCCGCGCCCATGAAGGACGCAGCGGCTACTCCACATATCACAGCAATCCACATTCCGCGAAAAATGTCGCGCTCACCATTTTTCGCGGAGAGGGGGCTGCTGTGAGTTCTTGCCTCGCCGGCGGCATCCGGAACATGGATCGGACAAAGCTCGCCGGCGCGCAGTCGCTTCAGACTCACATCCCGTTGGAAGGAGTCGCGGAAAAGACTCGCGCTTGAGCG includes the following:
- a CDS encoding helix-turn-helix domain-containing protein: MQRQTAVLIFPGFQLLDAAGPLTVFEEAGRETASPAYRLRLIARTSGPVASSSGVQLVAEAFSGDPFDTLIVAGGAGTREASACADTLAYVRRAAGRVRRIASVCSGAFILAAAGLLDGRRATTHWGRAAEFARAYPQVGVEPDRIFIRDGAVWTSAGITAGIDLALALVAEDLGEAIAKRAAQQLVVYHRRPGGQSQFSALLEADRPGSRFSSLLAWARERLDERLSVERLADRAAMSPRHFARAFAADTGMTPAKAIERLRLEASRERVESGAEPIERVAARTGFGDPERMRRAFIRAFGQPPQALRRTARTNSVGGAI
- a CDS encoding Na+-dependent transporter, encoding MERPSRVVLHAPAAVLSWLGQQGTRAVAALIVIGVAMPPIGALLKPFVTEAVFVLLCIAFLRVDAAAFRSYLRRPRIVLAATAWTSLVIPMLLGATYRAFGLDEQSPDLFLALVLQATAPPLMAAPALAALMGLDATLVLCTMITSTALLPFTALLFAHVFLGPALTLPPLALGLKLFAILAGSALVGLTMRRIAGATAIERQSERIDGLNILVLFVFIAAVMESVAGRFIATPMLTIGLVALAFVVFFAVLCLTTLLFASAGRERALTLGFTASQRNVGLMLAATSGVLPDLAWLYFAFCYFPMYLSPLLLQPLARRVIDRAPTTPAPPRGPLK
- a CDS encoding tyrosine-type recombinase/integrase translates to MGAPDDSGQRALADIERAFDPGGGPPTRIRLFEGGRRAYVRFLRARNRLIEPKAEDRFARLRREYAQHLIEFRGLSGSARSYHAYTVADFLVRGVGSRNLSALTQSDVEAFVVLRGRELSRHSMQHVVGHMRAFLRFCYERGHLGSRLDQAIDTPRTYRDELPPRALPWRTVQSLLASIDRASKSGWRDYCILHLISHYGLRPSEVVSLRMDSIDWERGVLSVKQHKTRSSLTWPLAAATIRVLTQYLALERDRQGWTYPELFLRARCPNGPLQSTAVGNIFEKRMRAAKLGGSSDAYSLRHAFAMRLLARGVGVKVIGDLLGHRRLDSTCTYLRLHTAALRGVALEVPCNLTRPGGRHGYA
- a CDS encoding tyrosine-type recombinase/integrase, whose protein sequence is MGTRKPLVAWDAAVASYLASRRALGRSYAKEEYTLHLLRRFLVAARARDLDERLFARWRAPFSRLSNRTRIIRERAVYNFCRYRRRTEPDCFLPDPSSFTRFQPLPLPRIIEREQVIRLLRHVSALIPRAAEPLRPIVLRLAILLLYTSGLRRSELVRLRMADVDARRGVLFIRDSKFHKSRWVPLSPSVRSELRSYLSARQRIGFDCRPTAPLICHARGRAYTGVGFYQTMMELLDAAAIRDQNGRRPRLQGFRHNSGSRIIPDAAVE
- a CDS encoding tyrosine-type recombinase/integrase produces the protein MVVLRFAWPSHWLMVAKSTPALRSATAVLCRLCSRLDRRHTLAMDLLHHGADQTVIALWLGHESPETTAIYLQADMQLKERALAATTAKKTSLPRFRPSDRLLEFLKGL
- a CDS encoding plasmid pRiA4b ORF-3 family protein, giving the protein MAARRNSVSRIHTLRVELQYIEPLIWRRLHVAANIPLLRLHSVLQIAMGWTDSHLHSFHIGDRVYSNSEDLEELNMLAEKGHTLGALLGETIREFSYEYDFGDGWEHRIVVESIGKPVPDWPYPLCVAGERACPPEDVGGIPGYEEFLEAIANADHEEHGAMLVWVGGAFDPEGFDINCVNRELRRLRL